A window of the Bacillus sp. A301a_S52 genome harbors these coding sequences:
- a CDS encoding PTS sugar transporter subunit IIB translates to MLKIMLACSAGMSTSLLVSKMEKVAEEKGIEAEIWAVAQDKVIPELPKVDVLLIGPQMRFMKKKYEAKAEELNVPVDVIDPVAYGRVNGEAVLTKALELAGVN, encoded by the coding sequence ATGTTAAAAATTATGCTGGCATGCTCTGCAGGCATGTCCACAAGTCTACTCGTATCAAAAATGGAGAAAGTAGCTGAGGAGAAAGGGATAGAGGCGGAAATTTGGGCGGTGGCTCAAGACAAAGTGATTCCAGAGCTGCCAAAGGTGGACGTCTTACTAATCGGTCCACAAATGCGATTTATGAAGAAGAAATATGAGGCGAAAGCAGAAGAGTTAAATGTACCTGTTGATGTGATTGATCCAGTGGCTTATGGAAGAGTTAATGGAGAGGCTGTGTTGACAAAGGCTTTAGAGTTGGCAGGGGTAAACTAA